The following is a genomic window from Bordetella sp. H567.
TTGCGCCCCAGCGCCACGGTGGCCTGGAACATGCCGTGCTTGTTGCCGCAGTCGTAGCGCGTGCCTTCATAGCGATGCGCGAAGACGGCGCGTTCCCGCATCAGGGATGCGATACCGTCGGTCAGCTGGATCTCGTTGCCGGCGCCCATTTTGGTGGCGCGCAGATGTTCGAAGATTTCCGGTTCGAGCACATACCGGCCAACCACGGCAAGCGTGGACGGTGCGTCGTCAGGCTCCGGCTTTTCAACGATGTGCGTGACGCGCTCCGTGCGTTCGTCCACCTTGCGCGCCGCGACGATCCCGTACTTCTTGGTTTCCGCGCGCGGCACATCCTGCACACCCAGCACGCTGCCGTCGTACTTGATGGCGGTGTTCACCAATTGCTTGAGCACCGGCGTGTCGGCGTCGATCAAGTCATCGGCCAGCACAACCACGAAAGGCTCGTTGCCCACCGCGGGCTCGGCGGTCAGGACGGCATGCCCCAGGCCCAGGGGCGCCGATTGCCGGATATAGATGCAGTTGACGCCCGGCGGCAGGATGCCGCGCACCATATTCAACAGTTCTATCTTGCCCTTCTTTTCCAGATCGGATTCCAGTTCCGGTGCGGAGTCGAAGTGATCCTCGATCGCCCGCTTGTTGCGGCCGGTGACAAACACGAGGTCTGTGATGCCAGCGGCGACTGCTTCTTCCACTGCGTACTGGATCAAGGGTTTGTCCACGACAGGAAGCATTTCCTTGGGCATGGCCTTGGTGGCCGGCAGAAAACGGGTGCCCATGCCCGCAACGGGAAATACAGCTTTTCTTATAGGTCGCATTGGAGCCTCAATATGATGAAATATCGATATAGCTGGGGAAAGGATACTTTGTTCCTGGGTATGATACTCGCATGAAACACGGGACTTCGCGGCTTCCGGCCTACGTAAATAAGCCGCTCATGCTGTTGCTTTGTGCTTCATTATTGAGCGGAGCGCCATCGGCCGCATGGGCTCAGCCGATCGGCTTACCCTCCATGGGCGCCGCGTCGGCGGACCAGCTGTCGCCGTACGCGGAACGGCAACTCGGCGACGTGATCATGGCCGAAGGCCGCCGCGATCCGACCTATATCCCCGATCCCGAAATCAACCAATACCTGACGTCGATGGGGCGCAAGCTGGCGTCCTTTTCGCCGGGTACCGTGCCCACGGTGGACCTGTTCGCCGTGCGCGATGCCGAGATCAATGCCTTCGCCTTGCCAGGCGGCTATATCGGCGTGAACAGCGGCCTGGTGGTGGCGACCCGAAGCGAATCCGAGCTGGCCGCGGTGCTGGCGCACGAGATCGGCCACGTGGTGCAGCGGCACATCGCGCGCGGCATGACACAGGGCAACCAGACCGGCGCCATCATGCTCGCCTCCATCGCGGGCGCGCTGCTGGCCGCGCTGGCGGGCGGCGGCGGCAACCTGGCCATGGGCGTGGCCGCGTTCGGGCAGGCGGCCGCGATCGACCGCCAGCTGGGATTTTCGCGTGATGCGGAACGCGAAGCGGACCGCGCGGGCTTCCAGATGCTGACCGGCGCCGGCTACAACCCGAGCGGCATGGCCAACATGTTCGAGCGCCTGATGAGCGCATCGCGCCTGAACGAAGGGACAGGCGGCGGCGCCTGGGCATCCACGCACCCCTTGTCCATCGACCGTATGTCGGATATCGAGAACCGCGTGCGCAATCTGCCCAAAGGGCATCACGTGGATAGCGACGATTACTGGTACGTGCGCGCCAAGTTGCGCGTCATCCAGGGCCAGGACATGACGGGACTGCGCGGCGCCACGCAGTTGTTCCAGGACGAAGCCCGCACGCTGAGCGGCGTGCAGCAGTCGGCCGCTTACTATGGCCTGGCGCTGGGCGCCATGCGGCGCGAAGACCTGGCGGGCACGGAGAACTACCTGAAGCTGGCCACCGCCAATGGCCGGTCTTCGCCCGAACTGGACAGGCTTGCCATCGATCTGGCCAATGCGCAGAAGGACCATGCCAAGGCCTTGTCGCTGGCGGAGGCCGCCTGGAAGGCCTGGCCCGGCCGCTACGCGATCGCGATCGCCTACGTGCAGGCTTTACAACAGGCCGGCCGCGATGCCCAGGCGCAGACTTTCCTGCGGGACCGCATCAATCAATGGGGTGAGGACGAACCGGTGTTCTACCAATTGCTCGCGCAGAGCGAGGAAAGGACGGGCGACCGGGTGCAGGCCCGGCGCGATATGGCCACTTACTACACCGCGATCGGCGCCTTGGCGGCGGCGGAGGCCCAATTGCGCCAGGCACGCGACATGTCGCGCGACTTCTATGTTTCGTCGCAGATCGACGTGCAGATTAAGCAGGTCAAGGACAAGCTGGACGAGCAGCGCCTGCTGTTGCAGCGCTTCAAGAGCTGATTCAACTGCCGGTTTCGAAGAACCGGC
Proteins encoded in this region:
- the galU gene encoding UTP--glucose-1-phosphate uridylyltransferase GalU, which produces MRPIRKAVFPVAGMGTRFLPATKAMPKEMLPVVDKPLIQYAVEEAVAAGITDLVFVTGRNKRAIEDHFDSAPELESDLEKKGKIELLNMVRGILPPGVNCIYIRQSAPLGLGHAVLTAEPAVGNEPFVVVLADDLIDADTPVLKQLVNTAIKYDGSVLGVQDVPRAETKKYGIVAARKVDERTERVTHIVEKPEPDDAPSTLAVVGRYVLEPEIFEHLRATKMGAGNEIQLTDGIASLMRERAVFAHRYEGTRYDCGNKHGMFQATVALGRKYHGLEPDKE
- a CDS encoding tetratricopeptide repeat protein, whose amino-acid sequence is MKHGTSRLPAYVNKPLMLLLCASLLSGAPSAAWAQPIGLPSMGAASADQLSPYAERQLGDVIMAEGRRDPTYIPDPEINQYLTSMGRKLASFSPGTVPTVDLFAVRDAEINAFALPGGYIGVNSGLVVATRSESELAAVLAHEIGHVVQRHIARGMTQGNQTGAIMLASIAGALLAALAGGGGNLAMGVAAFGQAAAIDRQLGFSRDAEREADRAGFQMLTGAGYNPSGMANMFERLMSASRLNEGTGGGAWASTHPLSIDRMSDIENRVRNLPKGHHVDSDDYWYVRAKLRVIQGQDMTGLRGATQLFQDEARTLSGVQQSAAYYGLALGAMRREDLAGTENYLKLATANGRSSPELDRLAIDLANAQKDHAKALSLAEAAWKAWPGRYAIAIAYVQALQQAGRDAQAQTFLRDRINQWGEDEPVFYQLLAQSEERTGDRVQARRDMATYYTAIGALAAAEAQLRQARDMSRDFYVSSQIDVQIKQVKDKLDEQRLLLQRFKS